The following coding sequences are from one Gigantopelta aegis isolate Gae_Host chromosome 15, Gae_host_genome, whole genome shotgun sequence window:
- the LOC121390458 gene encoding galactoside alpha-(1,2)-fucosyltransferase 2-like has protein sequence MMKKLLGPALKCGLIIGIIGLAVHVHIWNWGALTSGRRELHVAERDNRLPGVINTKNNRQSPYYVKDKKTQARFANDDTFYLATNIISGVGLGNFMYGYASVVGVANSRDMTVALQANHPLRQIFHLEEKVLPDANMFKTFERVTSEKCSRYDKMFLEMPRNRNYTIDNLLQSWKYFSHVESNIRHQLRFKDHIKSVAEKRIREIREKYQSKSQGEITLIGVHIRRGDKDSELARKTGNYVAPPEYIKNAMAYFVSRFSNCVFVVCSDTMTWVEKHVKTNTGMELISERNSPEVDMAILSLCNHTIMTVGTFGWWGGYLAGGTVLYYKNPYDEKDQFWSKVFNKADYFPPHWIPML, from the exons ATGATGAAGAAATTATTGG gACCTGCTTTGAAGTGTGGACTGATAATAGGAATAATCGGTCTTGCGGTCCACGTGCACATTTGGAACTGGGGGGCACTGACGTCAGGACGCCGAGAACTTCATGTAGCTGAACGGGACAACCGATTACCaggtgtaataaatacaaaaaacaatcgCCAGTCGCCATATTATGTCAAAGACAAAAAAACGCAAGCCAGGTTCGCCAACGATGACACATTCTATCTTGCGACTAATATAATTAGCGGTGTCGGTCTTGGAAACTTCATGTATGGATATGCCTCTGTGGTTGGCGTAGCTAACAGCAGGGACATGACAGTAGCTCTACAAGCAAACCATCCTCTTAGACAAATATTCCATCTGGAAGAAAAGGTTTTACCAGATGCAAACATGTTCAAAACATTCGAAAGAGTAACTTCAGAAAAATGTTCGAGgtatgacaaaatgtttttagaaatgCCTCGAAATCGTAATTACACAATTGACAATCTGTTGCAGTCGTGGAAGTATTTTAGCCACGTGGAATCAAATATTCGTCATCAGTTAAGATTTAAAGATCACATCAAGTCCGTTGCCGAGAAACGAATTCGTGAAATTCGTGAAAAATACCAGTCAAAAAGTCAAGGGGAGATAACCCTAATAGGAGTTCATATAAGAAGAGGTGATAAAGACTCCGAATTGGCCAGAAAGACCGGAAATTACGTCGCTCCGCCAGAATACATCAAAAACGCAATGGCGTATTTTGTGTCTAGGTTTTCaaactgtgtttttgttgtttgtagtGATACGATGACGTGGGTGGaaaaacatgtaaaaacaaatacaggCATGGAACTGATATCAGAAAGGAACTCTCCGGAAGTGGATATGGCCATATTGTCTCTATGCAATCACACTATTATGACAGTGGGGACATTTGGATGGTGGGGAGGCTATTTAGCTGGAGGGACTGTGTTGTATTATAAAAATCCGTATGACGAAAAAGATCAATTCTGGAGTAAGGTATTCAACAAGGCTGACTACTTCCCACCACACTGGATACCCATGTTGTGA